Proteins co-encoded in one Clostridiales bacterium genomic window:
- a CDS encoding GNAT family N-acetyltransferase: protein MQVAIERFDPARHDSATVARLIYQADPSLMRFVLGAEDEAVPVLTALVEMEHNDYSGRYVRCAVDETGEVVGIAAGLTGAERRAATRLRGREWGRALGARRMLRAMRWGSKLESVATTEVADDEFYLSALTVDERHRGGGVGSALLSSVTAEHPVVITDVNITKNDALRFYRRHGFEVEREMTFVHKGDALGNFQIRRDARAAGAG from the coding sequence ATGCAGGTAGCCATCGAGCGGTTCGACCCCGCACGTCACGATTCCGCGACGGTCGCCCGTCTGATCTACCAGGCGGATCCCTCGCTCATGCGATTCGTCTTAGGCGCGGAGGATGAAGCCGTGCCTGTGCTCACCGCGCTCGTGGAGATGGAGCACAACGACTACAGCGGAAGGTACGTTCGCTGCGCGGTCGATGAGACCGGGGAGGTCGTCGGTATCGCGGCCGGTCTCACCGGCGCCGAACGGCGTGCCGCAACCAGGCTGCGCGGCAGGGAGTGGGGGCGTGCTCTCGGCGCCCGCAGGATGCTGCGGGCGATGCGGTGGGGGTCGAAGCTCGAGAGCGTGGCGACCACCGAGGTCGCCGACGACGAGTTTTACCTGAGCGCGCTGACCGTCGACGAGCGACACCGGGGCGGCGGCGTAGGCTCCGCGCTCCTCAGCTCCGTGACCGCCGAGCACCCCGTGGTGATCACCGACGTCAACATCACCAAGAACGACGCGCTACGCTTCTACCGCCGCCACGGGTTCGAGGTCGAGCGTGAGATGACGTTCGTGCACAAAGGCGACGCCCTCGGCAACTTCCAGATCCGCCGCGACGCGCGAGCGGCGGGAGCGGGGTAA
- the leuS gene encoding leucine--tRNA ligase, with the protein MTRQYDPHAIETKWQETWERDRLYSVNEDPSRPAYYVLEMFPYPSGDIHMGHVRNYTIGDVIARHLTMRGMQVLHPIGWDAFGLPAENAAIKSATHPAEWTYANIAKQAASFKRMGFSYDWDRTVVTCDEEYYRWGQWILLKFWERGLVERKSSPVNWCPSCATVLANEQVIGDGVCWRCKSHVEKRELEQWYLKITEYAQELLDDLDTLPGWPERVKTMQANWIGRSEGAEVDFVLCDAAGEPSGDTITVFTTRPDTLFGCTFFLLAPEHPLVHEIVHGTEFAPEVMRVVESASRASAVERAAGEREKIGAFTGRYVVNPVNGEKVPVWVADYVLMEYGTGAVMAVPCGDQRDFEFARQYGLPIPPVVVAEDDPLAAKLADAQERVLDDVTWECAYDGPGIMVQSGPFTGMRTGKGGIGVAAVTRWLEDHGHGRYAINFRLRDWLISRQRYWGNPIPAVHCPACGLVPVPESDLPVRLPDDVDITKGETLADKPDFYETKCPACGGAARRETDTMDTFTCSSWYYLRYCDARNSQAIWDREKAEHWMPVDQYIGGIEHAILHLLYSRFFTKVLRDAGLLNFSEPFTNLLTQGMVRKDGEVMSKSKGNVVAPEEMIAEYGADTLRAYILFMAPPDKDLEWSFEGLDGMYRWLGRVWRFVTEAAEESSAGDVGGEIALDGPAAKTLHREMHRVIGKVTDDIGRFSLNTAIAAMMELTNAAYDYRNAVEPGMRDAALTRAVAENMTRLLAPYVPHMAEELWRDVLGHDTSVHREAWPKYDPAAAALDEVELAVQVNGKIRGRVIVSADAPDDEVREAALIEAEAHVAGKEVVKVLIVPGRLVSIVVR; encoded by the coding sequence GTGACGCGACAGTACGATCCGCATGCGATAGAGACCAAGTGGCAGGAGACATGGGAGCGTGACCGGCTCTACTCGGTAAACGAGGACCCCTCCCGGCCCGCCTACTACGTGCTCGAGATGTTCCCGTACCCTTCAGGCGACATCCACATGGGTCACGTTCGCAACTACACCATCGGCGACGTCATCGCACGCCACCTCACCATGCGCGGCATGCAGGTACTCCACCCCATCGGCTGGGACGCGTTCGGGCTTCCCGCCGAGAACGCCGCGATCAAGAGCGCGACACATCCTGCCGAGTGGACGTACGCCAACATCGCCAAGCAGGCCGCCTCGTTCAAGCGGATGGGATTTAGCTACGACTGGGACCGCACGGTCGTCACGTGCGACGAGGAGTACTATCGCTGGGGCCAGTGGATCCTTCTGAAGTTCTGGGAGCGCGGGCTCGTCGAGCGCAAGTCGAGCCCGGTCAACTGGTGTCCGAGCTGCGCGACCGTGCTCGCCAACGAGCAGGTCATCGGCGACGGCGTGTGCTGGCGATGCAAGAGCCACGTCGAGAAGCGCGAGCTCGAGCAGTGGTACCTCAAGATTACCGAGTATGCTCAGGAGCTCCTCGACGACCTCGACACGCTTCCCGGCTGGCCCGAGCGCGTCAAGACGATGCAGGCCAACTGGATCGGGCGTTCCGAGGGCGCCGAGGTCGATTTCGTGCTCTGCGACGCGGCCGGCGAGCCGTCCGGCGATACGATCACCGTGTTCACGACGCGCCCCGACACGCTCTTCGGGTGCACGTTCTTCCTGCTCGCGCCGGAGCACCCGCTCGTGCACGAGATCGTTCACGGCACGGAGTTCGCGCCTGAAGTGATGCGGGTTGTCGAGAGCGCTTCGCGGGCGAGCGCGGTCGAGCGCGCCGCTGGCGAGCGTGAGAAGATCGGCGCGTTCACCGGGCGCTACGTCGTCAACCCCGTCAACGGGGAGAAGGTCCCCGTGTGGGTGGCGGACTACGTGCTCATGGAGTACGGCACTGGTGCCGTGATGGCCGTTCCCTGCGGTGACCAGCGCGATTTTGAGTTCGCCCGCCAGTACGGGCTGCCGATCCCGCCGGTGGTCGTCGCGGAGGACGATCCGCTTGCCGCGAAACTCGCTGACGCGCAAGAGCGAGTGCTCGATGACGTGACCTGGGAGTGCGCCTACGACGGCCCTGGCATTATGGTGCAGTCTGGTCCATTCACGGGCATGCGCACCGGAAAGGGCGGTATCGGTGTCGCGGCGGTCACGCGCTGGCTTGAGGATCATGGCCACGGCCGGTACGCGATCAACTTCCGTCTTCGCGACTGGCTTATCAGCCGACAGCGCTATTGGGGTAACCCGATTCCCGCCGTCCACTGTCCGGCGTGCGGTCTCGTGCCGGTCCCCGAGAGCGACCTGCCGGTGCGCCTGCCGGACGACGTCGACATCACCAAGGGTGAGACACTTGCGGACAAACCCGACTTCTACGAGACAAAGTGCCCGGCGTGCGGCGGGGCCGCTCGGCGTGAGACAGATACCATGGACACGTTCACCTGCTCGTCGTGGTATTACCTGCGCTACTGCGACGCCCGCAACTCACAGGCGATATGGGACCGGGAAAAAGCCGAGCACTGGATGCCTGTCGACCAGTACATCGGCGGTATTGAACACGCGATCTTGCACCTGCTCTACTCCCGCTTCTTCACGAAAGTCTTGCGCGATGCGGGCTTGCTGAACTTCTCGGAGCCGTTTACCAACCTGCTCACTCAAGGGATGGTTCGCAAAGACGGCGAGGTGATGAGCAAGTCCAAGGGCAACGTCGTCGCTCCCGAGGAGATGATCGCCGAGTACGGCGCCGACACGCTGCGCGCCTACATCCTGTTCATGGCGCCACCTGACAAAGATCTTGAGTGGTCCTTCGAGGGGCTTGACGGCATGTATCGCTGGCTTGGTCGCGTGTGGAGGTTCGTGACTGAGGCTGCCGAGGAGTCCTCGGCAGGTGACGTCGGCGGCGAGATCGCGCTCGACGGCCCGGCGGCCAAGACGCTCCACCGTGAGATGCACCGCGTGATCGGCAAGGTCACCGACGACATTGGACGCTTCAGTCTCAACACCGCCATCGCCGCGATGATGGAGCTCACCAACGCCGCGTACGACTATCGCAACGCGGTGGAGCCAGGAATGCGCGATGCCGCGCTCACGCGTGCGGTTGCGGAGAACATGACGCGCCTGCTCGCTCCGTACGTTCCGCACATGGCCGAAGAGCTGTGGCGCGATGTGCTGGGACACGACACCTCGGTCCACAGGGAGGCGTGGCCAAAGTACGATCCAGCGGCGGCGGCCCTCGATGAGGTCGAGCTCGCGGTGCAGGTCAACGGCAAGATCCGGGGACGTGTCATCGTGTCCGCAGACGCCCCGGATGATGAGGTTCGTGAGGCGGCGCTCATCGAGGCGGAGGCGCATGTCGCCGGGAAGGAAGTCGTCAAGGTGCTGATTGTCCCGGGCAGGCTCGTGAGCATCGTCGTGCGTTAG